The nucleotide sequence GCATATACCTACTACATTTATAGCAGGCAGGTTTTGGTGTCCGCGAGAAAGTGAATATGAACTTAAATACGAGTGAATACGGTATTCTGAAAacgaatttaattgatttttgattCATCCTAATAATGAGTTTTACCTGTTGAGACTTGTCAatttaatcaaaacaaataataaacctttgaataaaaaaagggtGAAAAAAATGTGAACATTAACTACGTTTGCGGGCATttcaatagaaaataataatcttGAAGAACAAATCTTTAACAGAAAGTTTCTACAAGGCCAATCTAATCCTTTGGACGCATCTGAATTGGCGTAAGTTCATATATTCGTTTTCGCAATGATGGCGATTATTTTAACGAAAAAGTTTCGGCCAacgctatttatttaattagatGGTGTTGTttcccattaaaaaaaaatacccataACTGCACAACCACAACTTGTGGccatatttggatttttttacgGAAAGTCACTTTCAAAAGGGTTTGGGAAAGATAGATACATTTCAATAGGCCGTATTACGGTAGCGAAAGTTATCGCATGCATCTATTTATTTTAGACAAATATATTTACTTCCGATGGACACAGTTAAGCATGACGGAGTACGAGATTAAAAACTCGTTCAAAACAGCAAGCTGGTACGTATGcacaaacaatttaaattgaattttattgaataataaGCGACAGTTTTCTTGTGAATTCTTTTCACAAAACTTGCAAATGCACtcggaatttattaaaaaaaaaaaaaaatggaaatgtaGCAATGAAACTGAAACACAGAACACCTAATGTCGGATTCACAGTAAATTAGATTGTGATGCACTCGGAAGTGAACTACAAAtgcctgtatatatgtacatatgtacatacaaaatattattatgatTTAAAGATTTACTTAAGATTAGTTTACCAACACTAGAACAAACACAGTATACTTCAGGCTTTCAACTACGAAATCTTCCGTCCCATTAAAATAGATGATGCTCATTTCGAGTACGAGTATTTGCTGCACAATGCAGGACACAGGAGTGCCAAATGTCAAACAGCTATTTCCGTAAGAAGTCTGCAAGGTCTGAAAGACaagaattaatttaattagaaatCATAGTTACAGTTTTCGGCAAATGGTTTATGGTGCGGTATGTGCTGAAAGCAATGCGGGAACTACATAGGACTCAAAAGCTCTTGAGCTCGAATCCAATAGACAAACTTTTGCACTTTACTGTTAAAACTGAGTATGAAATTTTCCGCATAATTTTCATTTAGAACAGTTCATTTTTACATGTTGTTTAAACACAAGCGAAAATGTtcttataagtaaatataaggGGGTTGACTCACTCACTCCAATCAATTATGAATGGGAGGAAATTGTTGAATAGTCAATTGCAACAGGTTTTTAAAATGCGGAAATAGCCTCAGCAGAATAAGGTGCGGATGGCAACAATATTGATAATTTTCTCAACACTAACACTCTTTTCTTTTGCCACTTTCAAATTTGTCTTGCTGAATAATGGAAATTTCCGTTATATTCATATCTTTGTTTGATTTGCTTGCATTTGAAACACTGCACACACTTTTGCTtctgattttttgtttaatgattttttcatgtagttTGATGCAACTGATTTTTCTTGATTTAGCACTAATTATTCCTTTTTTTGGAAAGCTGGCATTTAAGACAGTTTCAAGTGAAGTGGGAGTTGGGTGAACGTCTTTTCTTTATACCGGTCAAAGCAGTccatattttcacaaaacagTTCGTATGCTTTCCTTTAAGTGGAAAGCATTCTTGCAACCTCTCCGCCTTCGTTTAGCAAATAAAGTTCACATTTGTGTTGGTTGTTTATATTTTACGATACGTATAATTATAACtatgatttaaaattatatatgtatatgcatgtatttataatTGAAAGAGAGTCAACTTTTCATTCCTTTTACCATGAAATCGCTGCATATGAATTTGTTGATTAACGGCGCAgtgcaattaaatttaattatttacttaaaaaaattaatttcagtttATCATCGTTTTACGTGTAATCGGTGCCAACAAAAACTGAAgtatgtaatacattttttcattttcataatttggGACTGCAAGTacgataaatataaaataaatatcaaaaacatatatatatatgaagcaCAAAGGATTTTCCTTTCgttaagtatataaatatatttttccatttttattttttagttgttttagtATGCTCAGCATTCGAGATGTGTCGGCAATAAATTttgcgaataaataaaaattttttttgtatgcttctTGTAAtcccaattaaaaaaatgaattcattttaaTGCTGACTTAATGTTGAAGGTCGGTAGTCGTTGGTGAAACAACCAAACTGGGGTAAACATATACACTATCTGCTTGATTCGTTCATAATTTTGTCTTTGAGGATTAATATATTGTAACACTTTATACTACGAAACATTTATATACCCTCCTTGCATGGTTAATTATTTGCCTAAAATTTCAACACTTTTCCGGTATTGAGTGAGTTGAAGAACATACCATTTAAGAATTAGATGTCACTCTACGAATAAAATATTACTGTTGCATATAACTCACGCGCTTTCTAACACATTTTCAATTACAAAGTTCGAACACGAAGAGGTTACAGCGTGCATGTTATGGGTTTTATAGGGGTATTTATCATATTTTCGGTTTTCTTGACGCACTTTTATCTTTTTCACTCGGCTTTAAACCTTCATTCTTTGCTTTCTTTGCTTGGCTTCTCATTCACAATGGGAGGACGCTTGTATTGCAGACGTCTGTCCGCTTATACTTCACAATACATCTTATGTTGCATACGCTTTTTATTGTCATATCGCCGACTTAGCGCCGGCCATCGCGATAATTTCGCGCGCCACCGCTGCTGCCACCACCAGCGCGGAAATGTCTATCATTGCCAGCGCTGCGTGAACCTGAGCTACCACTAATACCACTAGGTCCACGATATTCCCGGCCGCCGCCACGTTCACGTGGTCGAATCATGTTTGAGTTATTGGTGCGTTGGCTGCTGCTGCGGAAACTGTTAGGACCACTTGCGGAAGAGCCTCCACCAATAGCATTGTTGGAACTTGAAAAACTACCACTTCCTCCAGTTGAGCTAGAACCACCTATTCCACTGCTCCCACCATTGGATGCTGATACTCCAGTGCTGCTGCTAAAGCTGGGGAAGCCCGGCGGCATGCCATCGGGCAATGTTGGTAAGCCAGCATTCTTCCAAGCTGCAAAGTCCTCATAGGATGGTGCTTTGTCGAAACCTGGGGGCGGAGGCCTGATTGGTTGTGGCGGAGGGTAATCTGGCAGTGGAGGTCCATCGTAGTATCGCACCGGTGGAGGTAACTGGTCGTACATTGATGGAGGTCCAGGTGGTGGTAAAGCGCTTGAACCGGAAGAAGACAGAGGAAGCTGTGCAAACGGTGGGACGAATGGTAACGGTGGAAGCTGCCCATGCACGGAACGCATATAGTCTACCATGTATGCCTCGGCAGAATTCATGTAACGGTCCCACGATGGCAGACCTGCATCGCCACCACCTGCCCGCGATCCTCCACTACTACCTGGACCAATGCTCCCACCACTTCGGTATGGCGAAGATGATCGTTTAAAACCACCTCCAGGGGGCATTCCAATCGGTGGAAACTTATAGGGGCGATGGGGGCCACCACTGAAAGTACGTCTGTGCCGGATTGGACCACCGCCACCGGTACGACGATCTCCCTGGCGATATCCCGAAAAAGCGCTGCTACCACCAGGACCACCTCGACTACCACGTGATGATAAACTGCGTGGTGGGCGATATGAAACACGAATACCCTTCTCACGCATCATCTTTGCTGTCTCTTTGGATTTACGTAATATGGGTgtcatttcgattttttcatctTCGGGAAATAAGCGACAGAGTTCTGCGCCAACTTTTGGTTCAATTTCTTGACCATCACGTCCAATTTTCACTGGTTTGCTCTCATTCCACGTATTGTAAAGATGAGATGTGCAGTTGAAAGAAAGTTCCTTGCGACAAATCCAATCCAGCTCAATTATACCACCCAGAGCTTTAGGTGAAATGCTAGGTGGCAAAACCCAAGCAGGATGA is from Anastrepha ludens isolate Willacy chromosome 4, idAnaLude1.1, whole genome shotgun sequence and encodes:
- the LOC128862058 gene encoding YTH domain-containing protein 1, with amino-acid sequence MKIMADLDAVHLGLDENEADIAEELQDFDDSFDTRSEASESGSESSDSQPSISSVSSAASSVGDKRKNKTTMKKKVSKESEKKPTTKRTSSPGGGAMNGKNISVVGKKKRNNEDSSHKGVDSSSKATESKVGNSKEKKLRKKVNSNASKNSSTALTSSSNGPMNTSSGSTSAHANTSGNKSEASDAEDKPAAKATFDSDSESEDSDSAANIRRNGRKAISKSTSPEKKTQGGTTSTGKSYDYMTKLNYLFRGTHFFLIKSNNADNIAIAKTKNVWATLPQNEANINQAFKESRNVLLIFSVNESGKFAGFARMSSLSRRDISHPAWVLPPSISPKALGGIIELDWICRKELSFNCTSHLYNTWNESKPVKIGRDGQEIEPKVGAELCRLFPEDEKIEMTPILRKSKETAKMMREKGIRVSYRPPRSLSSRGSRGGPGGSSAFSGYRQGDRRTGGGGPIRHRRTFSGGPHRPYKFPPIGMPPGGGFKRSSSPYRSGGSIGPGSSGGSRAGGGDAGLPSWDRYMNSAEAYMVDYMRSVHGQLPPLPFVPPFAQLPLSSSGSSALPPPGPPSMYDQLPPPVRYYDGPPLPDYPPPQPIRPPPPGFDKAPSYEDFAAWKNAGLPTLPDGMPPGFPSFSSSTGVSASNGGSSGIGGSSSTGGSGSFSSSNNAIGGGSSASGPNSFRSSSQRTNNSNMIRPRERGGGREYRGPSGISGSSGSRSAGNDRHFRAGGGSSGGARNYRDGRR